One genomic segment of Hevea brasiliensis isolate MT/VB/25A 57/8 chromosome 3, ASM3005281v1, whole genome shotgun sequence includes these proteins:
- the LOC131178473 gene encoding uncharacterized protein LOC131178473, translating to MAYVVGGENKEKENEKLSALEERLRAIEGLNMYGSIDVSSLRLVLDVVVPPKFKVPNFDKYTGNSDLRIHLATYIVKMSTLTEDNRLLVHFFHESLSRAALRWCIQLDMMQKKEYAQRWREKAVEVYPPITDNELCSLFIETLKAPYFNLMIENMSNSFSDIIQAGERIEANLRLGRLQELTGENSAKKTANFRKKREGDVHSITRQAQPPLPQNNFRPYPPIQGPMIANLRPPAPQTNPRPPRNFDPPLPLSLSEIYRYLLGINQIVPIPLDLVQPPYPRWYDANARCEYHDGVVGHSTDNCGALRGRVQDERSILEVNQLIPHFKEIFTIAVREGYLCPQGFGPRSDQYNSGCLYHGGAADYELHNCDEFRQEVRRMLSLRILRCQWRSRIEDEVNIARFGRDTSTPNPRIVFSTPNTLTAPVQQITIIRTPPQLPVTNTNAVP from the exons ATGGCTTATGTAGTAGGGGGTGAAAATAAGGAAAAGGAAAATGAGAagttgtctgctctagaggaaagactaaGAGCTATAGAAGGTTTAAACATGTATGGCTCAATTGATGTATCTTCACTGAGATTAGTACTAGATGTAGTAGTACCACCTAAGTTTAAAGTCCCAAATTTTGACAAGTATACCGGAAATTCAGATCTCCGCATCCATTTGGCCACTTACATAGTGAAAATGTCTACCCTCACAGAAGATAACAGACTTTTAGTCCATTTCTTTCATGAAAGCCTATCCAGGGCAGCCTTACGATGGTGCATACAGCTAGATATGA TGCAGAAGAAGGAATATGCACagagatggagggagaaggcagtTGAGGTATATCCTCCAATTACTGataatgagctttgctctctATTCATCGAAACCCTGAAGGCCCCGTATTTTAATTTGATGATCGAAAATATGTCCAATAGCTTTTCTGACATTATCCAGGCCGGCGAAAGGATTGAAGCTAATCTCAGGTTAGGAaggttgcaggagttgactgGAGAAAACtctgcaaagaaaactgccaatttCAGGAAAAAGAGagaaggtgatgtacactctatcaccagACAAGCTCAACCACCGCTCCCTCAAAATAACTTTCGACCATACCCTCCAATTCAAGGTCCAATGATAGCAAAT TTAAGACCACCTGCTCCTCAAACCAACCCAAGACCACCAAGGAATTTTGATCCGCCCCTCCCTCTTTCGCTCAGTGAAATCTATCGATACCTATTaggtataaatcagatagtgcccaTCCCCCTTGACTTGGttcagccaccatatcctaggtggtatgatgctaatgCTCGATGCGAATATCATGATGGGGTAGtggggcattcaactgataattgTGGAGCTCTTCGGGGAAGGGTACAG GATGAAAGATCAATCTTGGAGGTAAATCAGCTGATTCCGCATTTCAAGGAGATTTTTACAATTGCGGTAAGAGAGGGATATCTATGCCCTCAGGGATTTGGGCCGAGAAGTGATCAGTATAATTCAGGATGCCTCTACCATGGAGGAGCAGCCGATTATGAGTTACACAACTGTGATGAATTCAGGCAGGAAGTTCGGAGAATGCTATCACTCAGAATTTTGAGATGTCAGTGGAGGTCAAGGATAGAGGATGAAGTGAACATAGCCAGGTTTGGCCGAGATACCTCTACCCCCAATCCAAGAATAGTCTTTTCTACTCCCAACACACTAACAGCACCAGTACAACAAATAACGATCATCCGAACTCCGCCTCAACTCCCAGTCACTAATACCAATGCAGTACCTTAG
- the LOC131178474 gene encoding uncharacterized protein LOC131178474, giving the protein MTSLEDLSSSWKSLPDHVKVKFEKKYGRIVTLIRVRVQVPALKAILSTWNPRYRVFSFSNIDTIPIIEEYKALLEIPYVAQNQIYLHLEHRQTWKRFAHILGISAEEAKAKETVKGSTHGWYWTYIKKHLDLHIQDKQWEQVSLALALGIYSLILFPEPLGVITYSVTELFWAVEKQNVNPIPTILAETFLTLTYCRRQGKGTIKCCSQLLHLWILSHICPLETKGLTWYPDQPLIEKMTKLAISPKNELQW; this is encoded by the coding sequence ATGACTAGTCTTGAAGATTTATCCAGTAGTTGGAAATCACTTCCTGATCACGTCAAAGTAAAGTTTGAGaaaaagtatgggaggattgtAACTTTGATACGGGTTAGAGTACAAGTTCCTGCATTAAAAGCCATACTATCAACTTGGAATCCCAGGTATAGGGTGTTCTCCTTCAGCAATATTGATACAATTCCCATTATAGAGGAATATAAGGCACtactagaaatcccttatgtggcGCAAAATCAGATTtatctacaccttgagcataggcagacttggaaacGGTTTGCGCATATACTTGGAATCTCTGCAGAGGAAGCAAAGGCAAAGGAAACCGTCAAGGGAAGcacacatgggtggtattggacttacatCAAAAAGCATTTGGATTTGCATATTCAGGACAAGCAATGGGAACAGGTTTCGTTGGCACTAGCTTTGGGAATTTACAGCCTGATCTTGTTTCCTGAGCCTTTGGGAGTTATAACTTACAGCGTCACGGAGTTGTTTTGGGCGGTAGAGAAGCAAAATGTCAACCCAATACCTACCATCCTCGCAGAGACCTTTTTGACTCTAACGTATTGCCGACGACAGGGTAAGGgaaccatcaagtgttgttcccaATTGCTACATCTTTGGATCCTCAGCCATATCTGTCCTCTGGAAACTAAGGGATTAACCTGGTATcccgaccagcctctcatcgaaaaGATGACTAAATTGGCAATAAGTCCAAAGAATGAACTACAATGGTGa
- the LOC131178475 gene encoding uncharacterized protein LOC131178475, translating into MPGRLAKWQVILSQYEIVYMIRKVVKGSVIADLLAKNPINDYEALDFEFPDEYINAVGDDAIGPDDVWEMYFDGVVNLAGNGIGAVLVAPDGKHFPIAVKLRFSCTNNVAEYKACVSGLQATIEMKIKKLEEFEEISFTHLSRDKNQFADALATLAVMTQMEEGQITQLLQIKARSELAYCFMIEEETDGKPWYHDVQLYNLVSPWPFAMWDIDVIGPINPKASNGHMFILVAIDYFTKWVEATSYAHITQKTFLKFLKNNIICRYGLPGEIVTDNAKNLNGSKI; encoded by the exons ATGCCTGGGAGattagcaaaatggcaggtcatactttctcaatatgagATAGTCTATATGATAAGAAAGGTAGTAAAAGGGAGTGTGATAGCTGATCTCCTGGCTAAAAACCCAATTAATGATTACGAGgccctggattttgaattcccagaCGAATATATTAACGCAGTAGGTGATGATGCTATAGGTCCAgatgatgtgtgggaaatgtattttgatggagtggTCAATTTAGCCGGTAATGGGATCGGAGCGGTGCTGGTTGCCCCAGATGGGAAACATTTCCCAATAGCTGTTAAGTTGAGGTTCAGCTGCACTAACAACGTAGCTGAGTATAAAGCCTGCGTGAGTGGCTTACAAGCTACCATTGAaatgaagataaagaaattagag gaatttgaagagatttctttcactcacctgagcCGGGACAAGAACCAATTTGCTGACGCCTTAGCTACTTTAGCTGTGATGACTCAAATGGAGGAAGGGCAGATAACGCagttattgcaaatcaaagcaaggagtgagctagCGTACTGctttatgatcgaagaagaaacagatggcaaaccctggtatcatgatgtCCAG CTCTAcaatctcgtctcaccatggccttttgcaatgtgggataTCGATGTAATCGGTCCGATTAATCCAAAAGCATCCAATGGACACATGTTCATTTTGGTGGCCATCGACTACTTtactaaatgggttgaagctacctcatatgctcacatcactcaaAAAACCTTTCTGAAAttccttaagaataatattatttGTCGGTATGGTCTTCCTGGAGAGATTGTTACTGATAATGCTAAGAATCTAAATGGTTCGAAGATTTAG